Proteins encoded together in one Deinococcus irradiatisoli window:
- a CDS encoding phosphohydrolase, whose protein sequence is MTDPKFTLNLSGGALHDVEPRQPRSPVRSVEFATPRAKLIEEADRAIRQDLTGFPRALAAYDALQSDPEALADWDMANYITMRKLGYNDHGRVHAFITGAASLAILELLLGGGVRPDIIESGIGDTDDVYLTVLLGTMLHDIGNQIHRASHEQHGVTLALPIINRILEPIYPEVFKRTKIRSFILGCVNCHDLNPPPLTIEAGITAVADGTDITKGRGRKAFALGSVDIHSISALAVDQVVIERGVHKPVRIDVTMNNSGGIFQVEEVLAPKVIRTPLARYVELHARTRPEGDEQIVSRVRLDGDHFVMDLDSGATVQVEVEDTQARTAQALSEALDVGVERK, encoded by the coding sequence ATGACCGACCCGAAATTCACCCTCAACCTCAGCGGCGGCGCGCTGCATGATGTCGAGCCGCGCCAGCCGCGGTCTCCGGTCCGCAGCGTGGAGTTCGCCACCCCCCGCGCCAAGCTGATCGAAGAAGCCGACCGGGCCATCCGCCAGGACCTCACCGGGTTTCCGCGCGCCCTGGCCGCCTACGACGCCCTGCAAAGTGACCCCGAAGCGCTGGCCGACTGGGACATGGCCAACTACATCACCATGCGCAAGCTCGGCTACAACGACCACGGCCGGGTGCACGCCTTCATCACCGGGGCGGCCAGCCTCGCCATTCTCGAACTGCTGCTGGGCGGCGGCGTGCGGCCCGACATCATCGAGAGCGGCATCGGCGACACCGACGACGTGTACCTGACGGTGCTGCTCGGCACCATGCTGCACGACATCGGCAACCAGATTCACCGCGCTTCGCACGAGCAGCACGGCGTGACGCTGGCCCTGCCGATCATCAACCGCATTCTGGAGCCGATCTACCCGGAAGTCTTCAAGCGCACCAAGATTCGCAGTTTTATCCTCGGCTGCGTCAACTGCCACGACCTCAACCCGCCGCCGCTGACCATCGAGGCCGGCATTACGGCGGTGGCCGACGGCACCGACATCACCAAGGGGCGCGGGCGCAAGGCCTTCGCGCTGGGCTCGGTGGACATCCACTCGATCAGCGCCCTGGCGGTCGATCAGGTGGTCATCGAGCGCGGCGTCCACAAGCCGGTGAGAATCGACGTGACCATGAACAACTCCGGCGGCATCTTTCAGGTCGAGGAAGTGCTGGCCCCCAAGGTCATTCGCACGCCGCTGGCGCGCTACGTGGAACTGCACGCCCGCACCCGCCCCGAGGGTGACGAGCAGATCGTCAGCCGGGTACGGCTCGACGGCGACCATTTCGTGATGGACCTCGACAGTGGGGCCACCGTGCAGGTCGAGGTCGAGGACACCCAGGCCCGCACGGCGCAGGCGCTCTCCGAAGCGCTCGACGTCGGCGTGGAGCGCAAATAG
- a CDS encoding enoyl-CoA hydratase-related protein has product MLDELEFNNLTLDQHGDLAVLTINRPQALNALNGETLIELVEAVEAVAEAAEVAALIITGGGDKAFVAGADIGELSRLDGVYAGREASLGGQNVMHEIASLPFPTIAAIGGYALGGGLELALACDVRVASPKARLGLPEVTLGLIPGYGGTQRLSRLIGPGRALDMMLTGRQVGAEEALQMGLVNYLAENPLEKAREVAQLMTRNAPIALSLVKEAVRRGLAGSLEEGLEIEADLFGMAAATADFKEGTAAFLAKRKASFQGE; this is encoded by the coding sequence ATGCTTGACGAACTCGAATTCAACAACCTGACGCTCGACCAGCACGGCGACCTCGCGGTGCTGACCATCAACCGGCCGCAGGCGCTCAACGCCCTCAACGGCGAAACCCTGATCGAGCTCGTCGAGGCGGTGGAAGCGGTGGCCGAAGCCGCCGAAGTCGCCGCGCTGATCATCACCGGCGGGGGCGACAAGGCCTTTGTGGCAGGAGCCGACATCGGTGAACTGAGCCGGCTCGACGGCGTGTACGCCGGGCGCGAAGCGTCGCTGGGCGGCCAGAACGTGATGCATGAGATCGCCTCGCTGCCGTTTCCCACCATCGCGGCCATCGGCGGCTACGCGCTGGGAGGCGGCCTGGAACTGGCGCTGGCCTGCGACGTGCGGGTGGCCTCGCCGAAAGCCAGGCTGGGCCTGCCGGAAGTGACGCTGGGCCTGATTCCCGGCTACGGCGGCACCCAGCGCTTGTCCCGCCTGATCGGGCCGGGGCGGGCGCTGGACATGATGCTCACCGGCCGGCAGGTCGGGGCCGAGGAAGCGCTGCAGATGGGCCTGGTGAACTACCTGGCCGAGAACCCGCTGGAAAAAGCCCGCGAAGTCGCCCAGCTGATGACCAGAAACGCTCCGATTGCCCTGTCGCTGGTCAAGGAAGCGGTGCGCCGGGGGCTGGCCGGCAGCCTGGAAGAGGGCCTGGAAATCGAGGCCGACCTCTTCGGCATGGCCGCCGCCACCGCCGACTTCAAGGAAGGCACGGCGGCGTTTCTCGCCAAGCGCAAGGCCAGCTTTCAAGGCGAGTAA
- a CDS encoding iron transporter, which produces MTKPDHSMKPSDEVDAHQLSVARREGEAYQQALLYMANEVADSGKMQRAGDYIVAYAQEKAEGMYVLRGEGRLEWQAPQDENCHLEISVSDASDGRFVPYLKIQATLSGQGQDIGPFEVPFLWHPGLYHYGKNIQVPGDGEYDLKISIEPPTFMRHDKTNGQRYAEKVEVKFDRIPIKSGQE; this is translated from the coding sequence ATGACCAAGCCCGATCATTCGATGAAGCCGAGTGACGAAGTCGATGCTCACCAACTCTCGGTGGCCCGCCGTGAAGGCGAGGCGTACCAGCAGGCCCTCTTGTACATGGCCAACGAGGTCGCCGACAGCGGCAAGATGCAGCGGGCCGGCGACTACATCGTGGCCTACGCCCAAGAAAAAGCCGAGGGCATGTACGTCCTGCGCGGCGAAGGCCGTCTGGAATGGCAGGCCCCCCAGGACGAGAACTGCCACCTGGAAATCAGCGTCAGCGACGCCAGCGACGGACGGTTCGTGCCATACCTCAAAATCCAGGCCACCCTCAGCGGGCAGGGCCAGGACATCGGGCCGTTCGAGGTGCCGTTCCTGTGGCATCCGGGCCTGTACCACTACGGCAAAAACATCCAGGTGCCGGGCGACGGCGAGTACGACCTCAAGATCAGCATCGAGCCGCCCACCTTCATGCGGCACGACAAGACGAACGGTCAGCGCTACGCCGAGAAGGTGGAAGTGAAGTTCGACCGGATTCCGATTAAGAGCGGGCAGGAGTAA
- a CDS encoding ABC transporter ATP-binding protein: MARVTTAGAAPAPALQAQNLSQTFGDTEVLHGVSLQVARGEVVAVMGPSGSGKSTLLHLLGGLGQPSGGEVYWEGVRVDQLSVDARAQRRVRALGLVFQHHYLLPDLNLLDNLRVPGMILGEDLTARAEQLLQQVGLGGRGGAYPEVLSGGERQRLAVARALVARPAALLADEPTGSLDRANARRVAELMIDLAREHASGVLLVTHDEALAALADRQIDLLDGRVVPPGSPATALPVP; the protein is encoded by the coding sequence ATGGCCCGCGTGACGACCGCCGGCGCCGCCCCCGCTCCCGCCCTGCAGGCCCAGAACCTCAGCCAGACTTTCGGCGACACCGAGGTGCTGCATGGGGTCAGCCTGCAGGTGGCGCGCGGCGAGGTGGTGGCGGTGATGGGGCCGTCGGGCAGCGGCAAGAGCACGCTGCTGCACCTGCTGGGCGGCCTGGGCCAGCCCAGCGGCGGCGAGGTGTACTGGGAAGGGGTGCGGGTCGATCAGCTCAGCGTGGACGCCAGGGCGCAGCGGCGGGTGCGGGCGCTGGGACTGGTGTTTCAGCACCACTACCTGCTGCCGGACCTGAACCTGCTTGACAACCTGCGGGTGCCGGGCATGATTCTCGGCGAGGACCTCACCGCGCGGGCCGAGCAGTTGCTGCAGCAGGTGGGCCTGGGCGGGCGCGGCGGCGCGTACCCCGAGGTGCTCAGCGGCGGCGAGCGCCAGCGCCTGGCGGTGGCCCGCGCCCTGGTGGCCCGCCCGGCGGCGCTGCTGGCCGACGAGCCCACCGGCAGCCTCGACCGCGCCAACGCCCGGCGGGTGGCCGAACTGATGATCGATCTGGCGCGTGAGCACGCTTCCGGGGTCTTGCTGGTCACCCACGACGAAGCGCTGGCGGCGCTGGCCGACCGTCAGATTGATCTGCTCGACGGGCGAGTGGTGCCGCCGGGATCACCCGCCACGGCGCTGCCGGTACCCTAA
- the lysA gene encoding diaminopimelate decarboxylase has translation MLTDAQLLGAAQRFGTPLYVYDAAELDAALARVRNAFADARVFYAMKANPNLTLLRRLRSAGVGFECVSAGELARAVKVGAGGGEVLVNGPAKSAEEYAEGARLGATFVVDRAEEVQLLPPRSRALVRVNPALKVSTHDHLATGAASSKFGVTLLEAPQVLEALRNAGHQALGLHVHIGSAIRDAGDFAAAFSRLTELKEAVGPLEVLDVGGGWSLDADLDGIARQARQAAATFGAQLWVEPGRYLVAGAGVLLTGVVGRKHTGRDFVLIDAGMSELIRPMLYGAEHPVRALWQRGEAATYDLAGPACESGDVLARDVPLPMPQPGDVLALGEAGAYGAAMSSTYLTRPRPAEVLWDGDWQVIRRRENAETIWAAEL, from the coding sequence ATGCTGACCGATGCCCAACTCCTCGGCGCTGCCCAGCGCTTCGGAACTCCGCTGTACGTCTATGACGCCGCCGAACTCGACGCCGCTCTAGCGCGGGTGCGAAACGCCTTCGCGGACGCCCGCGTGTTCTACGCCATGAAAGCCAACCCCAACCTCACGCTGCTGCGCCGGCTGCGCTCGGCGGGGGTAGGATTCGAGTGCGTCAGCGCCGGGGAACTGGCCCGCGCTGTGAAGGTAGGGGCGGGCGGCGGGGAAGTGCTGGTGAACGGCCCGGCCAAGAGCGCCGAGGAGTACGCCGAGGGTGCCCGGCTCGGCGCGACCTTCGTCGTGGACCGGGCCGAGGAGGTGCAGCTGCTGCCGCCGCGCTCGCGGGCATTGGTGCGGGTCAATCCGGCGCTCAAGGTGAGTACCCACGACCATCTGGCGACCGGCGCGGCCAGCAGCAAGTTCGGCGTGACGCTTCTTGAAGCGCCGCAAGTACTGGAGGCTTTGAGAAACGCCGGGCATCAGGCGCTCGGCCTGCACGTTCACATCGGCAGTGCCATTCGCGACGCGGGCGACTTCGCGGCGGCCTTCTCACGCCTGACCGAGCTGAAAGAAGCGGTGGGGCCGCTCGAAGTGTTGGATGTCGGCGGCGGCTGGAGCCTGGACGCCGACCTCGACGGCATCGCCCGGCAGGCCCGGCAAGCGGCGGCCACCTTCGGCGCCCAGCTGTGGGTCGAGCCGGGGCGTTACCTGGTGGCGGGCGCGGGGGTGCTGCTGACCGGTGTGGTGGGCCGCAAGCACACCGGGCGCGACTTCGTGCTGATCGACGCGGGCATGTCCGAGCTGATCCGGCCGATGCTCTACGGGGCCGAGCACCCGGTGCGGGCGCTGTGGCAGCGCGGCGAGGCGGCGACCTACGATCTGGCCGGCCCCGCCTGCGAGAGCGGCGACGTGCTGGCCCGCGACGTGCCGCTGCCCATGCCGCAACCCGGCGACGTGCTGGCGCTGGGCGAGGCCGGCGCTTACGGCGCGGCCATGAGCAGCACCTACCTGACCCGTCCCCGCCCCGCTGAAGTGCTGTGGGACGGTGACTGGCAGGTGATCCGGCGGCGCGAGAATGCCGAAACGATCTGGGCCGCCGAACTGTGA
- the mnmA gene encoding tRNA 2-thiouridine(34) synthase MnmA, whose translation MTTVAEQTTRASGSLKSGGRVLCAMSGGVDSSVSAALLKEQGFSVIGAMMRFWPDDKRRDTFDTCCSPDAAYEARRVAEQVGVPFYLLDYREQFQRHIVGPFLEEYAAGRTPNPCVNCNTKVKFDELVKKAKLLGCDYVATGHYVKRVVEDGGEVAFHRGDDPRKDQTYFLWGTPRDALPYILFPVGELEKPQVRELAEERGLLTAKKPESQNICFVPGTVKEFVAEYVPQKPGQMRDIRTGEVVGEHLGTQFYTLGQKKGLGLFQSHLVRHVVHLDVASNTVWVGEYEDCLWRTLQAQRPNYLIDLADLPTELDVQVRYRSTPVRARVLRADEHGFELEFAEPQFAVAPGQSAVLYAGPKLLGGGLIADHERSLPA comes from the coding sequence ATGACGACGGTGGCAGAGCAGACAACACGGGCGAGCGGAAGCCTCAAGTCGGGCGGGCGGGTGCTGTGCGCCATGTCCGGCGGGGTGGACAGCAGCGTGAGCGCGGCGCTCCTCAAGGAGCAGGGCTTCTCGGTGATCGGCGCGATGATGCGCTTCTGGCCCGACGACAAACGCAGAGACACCTTCGACACCTGCTGCTCGCCTGACGCCGCCTACGAAGCCCGCCGGGTGGCTGAGCAGGTGGGGGTACCGTTTTACCTGCTCGATTACCGCGAGCAGTTTCAGCGCCACATCGTCGGCCCCTTTCTCGAAGAGTACGCCGCCGGGCGCACCCCCAACCCCTGCGTCAACTGCAACACCAAGGTCAAGTTCGACGAACTCGTCAAGAAGGCCAAACTGCTCGGCTGCGATTACGTAGCGACCGGACACTACGTCAAGCGGGTGGTGGAGGATGGCGGCGAGGTCGCCTTTCACCGCGGTGACGATCCGCGCAAAGACCAGACCTACTTCCTGTGGGGCACCCCCAGGGACGCCCTGCCGTACATCCTCTTTCCGGTGGGCGAGCTGGAAAAGCCGCAGGTGCGTGAACTCGCCGAGGAGCGCGGCTTACTCACCGCCAAGAAGCCCGAGAGCCAGAACATCTGCTTCGTGCCCGGCACCGTCAAGGAGTTCGTGGCCGAGTACGTGCCGCAAAAGCCCGGCCAGATGCGCGACATCCGCACGGGTGAGGTCGTCGGCGAGCATCTCGGCACCCAGTTCTACACCCTGGGCCAGAAAAAGGGCCTGGGCCTGTTTCAGTCGCACCTGGTCCGGCACGTGGTTCACCTCGACGTGGCGAGCAACACCGTCTGGGTGGGCGAGTACGAGGACTGCCTGTGGCGTACCCTCCAGGCCCAGCGGCCCAACTACCTGATCGATCTGGCCGACCTGCCCACCGAACTCGACGTGCAGGTGCGCTACCGAAGCACACCGGTGCGCGCCAGGGTGCTGCGCGCCGATGAGCACGGCTTCGAGCTGGAATTCGCCGAGCCGCAGTTCGCGGTGGCCCCCGGTCAGAGCGCGGTGCTCTACGCCGGCCCCAAGCTGCTCGGCGGCGGCCTGATCGCCGACCACGAGAGAAGCCTGCCGGCCTGA
- a CDS encoding VanW family protein → MKPWIIGCSAAAILGGALALGVAVNDEKLPPQTQVGSVDVSGLSQSEAVNKVKAAAAAAPQMTVKAADKSWTLGADKLGYQIDAEGSVAAAFDDAQNRSLLEKVQDLAGQSGERHYPLKISVDAAAAAQTLGGLTAGLNTPPKNGKIYFDKTRYAVKPGTPGQKVEVGAAVQAFAADPSLRELTLTLAPWASDSTDKLQAQVDKGNALLRPITVQLGGSQRSGVLSALQVANLFWVRPSGIELDQTAIKNSLKNLSGYLDLPAQNARYRSQGSKLIRVKEEPGLITDQAAALKLLSKAVLDPSLTTLKLPSKITQPTIMVAALPDPNKLTLITTGVSTYYHSSPERRINVANAAAKIDGAVVPKDGVFSFLNTLGSISEDNGFVGGLIISGGRTVDGLGGGVCQVSTTTFRALYQAGMPVVERNQHSYRVGYYEPQVGFEAAVYDPGVDLKMKNDTGGLVLLRTVNNDAASRLEVQVWGTPQSRSVTVSGATILSSTPHPAPKYVFNPNLRRGASRQVDWAANGYNLYITRTIKDASGTRTDKVETVYKPWQAVYEIGPG, encoded by the coding sequence GTGAAACCCTGGATTATCGGCTGTTCGGCTGCGGCCATTCTGGGCGGCGCCCTGGCCCTGGGCGTGGCCGTCAACGACGAGAAGCTGCCGCCGCAGACGCAGGTCGGCAGCGTGGATGTCAGCGGCCTGAGTCAGAGCGAGGCCGTGAACAAAGTGAAGGCTGCCGCCGCCGCTGCGCCGCAGATGACGGTCAAGGCCGCCGACAAGAGCTGGACGCTGGGCGCCGACAAGCTCGGCTACCAGATCGACGCCGAGGGCAGCGTGGCCGCCGCCTTCGACGACGCGCAAAACCGCAGCCTGCTGGAAAAAGTGCAGGACCTGGCCGGGCAAAGCGGCGAGCGCCATTACCCACTCAAGATCAGCGTGGACGCAGCGGCGGCGGCCCAGACCCTCGGCGGCCTCACCGCCGGGCTGAACACGCCGCCCAAGAACGGCAAGATCTACTTCGACAAGACCCGCTACGCTGTGAAGCCGGGCACGCCAGGCCAGAAGGTCGAGGTCGGCGCGGCGGTGCAGGCCTTCGCGGCCGATCCCAGCCTGCGCGAACTGACCCTGACGCTTGCGCCGTGGGCCTCCGACAGCACCGACAAATTGCAGGCGCAGGTGGACAAGGGCAACGCCCTGCTGCGGCCCATCACGGTGCAGCTTGGGGGCAGCCAGCGCAGCGGCGTGCTGAGCGCCCTGCAGGTCGCCAACCTGTTCTGGGTACGCCCCAGCGGCATCGAACTCGACCAGACGGCCATTAAGAACAGCTTGAAAAACCTCAGCGGCTACCTCGATCTACCGGCCCAGAATGCTCGGTACCGCAGCCAGGGCAGCAAACTGATCCGGGTCAAGGAAGAGCCGGGCCTGATCACGGACCAGGCGGCGGCGCTCAAGCTGCTGAGCAAGGCGGTGCTCGATCCCAGCCTCACCACGCTGAAACTGCCCAGCAAGATCACCCAGCCGACCATCATGGTGGCGGCCCTGCCGGACCCCAACAAACTCACCCTGATCACCACCGGGGTCAGCACCTACTACCACTCCAGCCCCGAGCGGCGCATCAACGTCGCCAACGCCGCCGCCAAGATCGACGGCGCGGTGGTGCCCAAAGACGGCGTGTTCAGCTTTCTGAACACCCTGGGCAGCATCAGCGAGGACAACGGCTTCGTCGGCGGGCTGATCATCAGCGGCGGGCGCACCGTGGACGGTCTGGGCGGCGGGGTGTGCCAGGTGTCGACCACCACCTTTCGGGCGTTGTACCAGGCCGGCATGCCGGTGGTGGAGCGTAACCAGCACTCCTACCGCGTTGGGTACTACGAGCCGCAGGTGGGCTTCGAGGCGGCGGTGTACGATCCCGGCGTGGACCTCAAGATGAAAAACGACACCGGCGGGCTGGTGCTGCTGCGCACCGTCAACAACGACGCCGCGAGCCGGCTGGAAGTGCAGGTGTGGGGCACGCCGCAAAGCCGCAGCGTGACGGTGTCGGGCGCCACCATCCTCAGCAGCACGCCGCATCCGGCGCCCAAGTACGTCTTCAACCCGAATCTGCGGCGCGGCGCCAGCCGTCAGGTCGATTGGGCCGCCAACGGCTACAACCTCTACATCACCCGCACCATCAAAGACGCCTCGGGCACCCGCACCGACAAAGTGGAAACGGTGTACAAGCCCTGGCAGGCCGTCTACGAGATCGGGCCGGGTTAA
- a CDS encoding erythromycin esterase family protein → MPDETPLENDKARLRSSLATFLDRLPLRPQLLALGEPNHDVDAFPAQRNLLFSLLAEEHGFRSIALESDVVAGLRVNAHVTSGEGTTDEVMGTGFSHGFGARPANRALVAWMRSFNAGREPADQLRFYGFDAPLENLWAASPRQSLLALHTFLTRHLGPLPVSAAELERLCGDDERWTDPAAALDPSKSIGDSSEARRLQRLIDGLVSRLETETPYLVSQSGFWEAQLHARTAAGLLRYHAVIAGPVPLQLRVTRMLALRDLMMADNLSAIAEREAPRGPTLVFAHDTHMHRQPSTMTMRGLKLEWWGAGAHMDVRLGQRYAYMPSDWKTQQRPPH, encoded by the coding sequence ATGCCGGATGAGACTCCACTGGAAAACGACAAGGCCCGACTGCGGTCATCGCTCGCCACCTTTCTGGACCGCTTGCCGCTTAGACCTCAACTCCTGGCTTTGGGAGAACCCAACCACGACGTGGATGCCTTTCCGGCCCAGCGCAACCTGCTTTTCAGCCTGCTGGCCGAGGAGCACGGCTTCCGGTCCATCGCCCTGGAGAGCGACGTGGTGGCTGGCCTGCGGGTGAACGCCCACGTGACCTCCGGGGAGGGCACGACCGACGAAGTCATGGGCACCGGCTTCAGCCACGGTTTCGGCGCCCGGCCCGCCAACCGCGCGCTGGTGGCGTGGATGCGAAGCTTCAACGCAGGCCGGGAACCCGCCGATCAGCTGCGGTTCTACGGATTCGACGCGCCGCTGGAGAACCTGTGGGCGGCCAGCCCGCGCCAGAGTCTGCTGGCCCTACACACCTTTCTGACCCGGCACCTCGGCCCCCTGCCGGTGAGCGCCGCCGAACTGGAGCGTCTGTGCGGCGATGACGAACGCTGGACCGATCCGGCAGCCGCGCTGGACCCGTCGAAGTCCATCGGCGACAGCAGCGAAGCGCGGCGACTCCAGCGCCTGATCGACGGCCTGGTCAGCCGGCTCGAGACCGAGACGCCATACCTGGTTTCTCAGTCAGGATTCTGGGAAGCGCAGCTGCACGCCCGCACCGCCGCCGGCCTGCTGCGCTACCACGCGGTGATCGCTGGCCCGGTACCGCTGCAGCTGCGCGTCACCCGGATGCTGGCCCTGCGCGATCTGATGATGGCCGACAACCTCAGCGCCATAGCGGAGCGCGAAGCCCCGCGTGGCCCGACGCTGGTGTTCGCCCACGACACCCACATGCATCGCCAGCCCAGCACCATGACGATGCGGGGGCTGAAGCTGGAGTGGTGGGGGGCCGGCGCTCACATGGACGTTCGCCTCGGCCAGCGCTACGCCTACATGCCGAGCGACTGGAAAACGCAGCAACGGCCCCCGCACTAA
- a CDS encoding S-layer homology domain-containing protein translates to MKKFLTIAATMALALGVAGAQDAAPVTSATVTNFTDVPAGHWAKDAVDLIVQKGLIQGFPDGTFRGNENLTRYQAALIFARLLQSGVLSATQAQPTPGLSPEEMATITKGIQDVSTELAALSVRVDDLETTNTDQDNRIAALEDQIAAMNTAASNNDVAGLTARLDALELAIKNIPAGAQGPAGAQGPAGPQGPAGAQGPAGPAGPQGPEGPAGPAGADGAPGADGVDGADGADGEPGMEGPQGPAGPAGPQGPAGPAGAQGPAGPTANIDALTARVAALEARAAQGSTNTTTSTTVTTTPVTPPPTTVVIGDTTPAVTTVADDQTNSGLYAGVTTAAVFSGAQGNAFGQDVPFVSSFGATVGASKVLFGLGVRGNVDYNAKNESIQADVNAMYALGAGRISPYVGVGLGLSSSTSNNGTNKVNDYYVNGIVGAEVKVIGNVSAFGEFDGKYYLSNNGVGTNNPDTTATSDAKSFSPAAKIGLKYYF, encoded by the coding sequence ATGAAGAAATTTCTGACGATTGCCGCCACGATGGCCCTCGCCTTGGGCGTCGCCGGCGCCCAGGACGCCGCACCGGTCACCAGCGCTACCGTGACCAACTTCACCGACGTTCCTGCCGGCCACTGGGCCAAAGATGCCGTGGACCTGATTGTCCAGAAAGGCCTGATCCAGGGCTTCCCCGACGGCACCTTCCGCGGCAACGAGAACCTGACCCGTTACCAGGCGGCCCTGATTTTCGCCCGCCTGCTGCAAAGCGGCGTGCTGAGCGCCACCCAGGCCCAGCCCACCCCGGGCCTGAGCCCCGAGGAAATGGCGACCATCACCAAGGGCATTCAGGACGTGTCCACCGAACTGGCCGCCCTCAGCGTCCGGGTAGACGACCTGGAAACCACCAACACCGATCAGGACAACCGCATCGCCGCCCTGGAAGACCAGATCGCGGCCATGAACACGGCGGCCAGCAACAATGACGTCGCCGGCCTGACCGCCCGTCTCGACGCGCTGGAACTGGCGATCAAGAACATCCCGGCTGGCGCGCAGGGTCCGGCTGGTGCCCAGGGCCCGGCGGGTCCGCAGGGTCCGGCGGGCGCCCAGGGCCCGGCGGGTCCGGCTGGCCCCCAGGGTCCGGAAGGTCCGGCGGGTCCGGCCGGCGCTGACGGCGCGCCCGGTGCCGACGGCGTCGACGGTGCCGACGGTGCCGACGGCGAACCCGGTATGGAAGGGCCCCAGGGACCGGCGGGTCCGGCTGGCCCGCAAGGCCCCGCTGGTCCGGCAGGTGCCCAGGGCCCGGCCGGCCCCACCGCCAACATCGACGCGCTGACCGCCCGCGTGGCCGCGCTGGAAGCCCGCGCCGCCCAGGGCAGCACCAACACCACCACCAGCACCACCGTGACCACCACCCCGGTGACGCCGCCCCCCACCACCGTGGTGATCGGTGACACCACGCCGGCCGTGACCACCGTGGCCGACGACCAGACCAACAGCGGCCTGTACGCTGGCGTCACCACCGCCGCCGTCTTCAGCGGCGCGCAGGGCAACGCCTTCGGTCAGGACGTGCCGTTTGTCAGCAGCTTCGGCGCCACCGTCGGGGCCAGCAAGGTGCTCTTCGGGCTCGGCGTGCGCGGCAACGTGGACTACAACGCCAAGAACGAATCGATTCAGGCGGATGTCAACGCCATGTACGCCCTCGGCGCGGGCCGCATCTCGCCCTATGTCGGCGTGGGTCTGGGCCTGAGCAGCAGCACCAGCAACAACGGCACCAACAAAGTCAACGACTACTACGTCAACGGCATCGTCGGCGCCGAAGTCAAGGTCATCGGCAACGTCAGCGCCTTCGGCGAATTCGATGGCAAGTACTACCTCAGCAACAACGGTGTGGGCACCAACAATCCCGACACCACGGCGACCAGCGACGCCAAGTCGTTCTCGCCCGCGGCCAAGATCGGCCTGAAGTACTACTTCTGA